The following are from one region of the Actinoplanes sp. L3-i22 genome:
- the asnB gene encoding asparagine synthase (glutamine-hydrolyzing): MCGLSAYFSSRSDAGPIDETMAAAFAAALESMRHRGPDDTRIEHGDGYALGFNRLAIIDRDHSVQPLHYADRWSVVFNGEIYNYRELRAELIRDHRASFATDGDSEVLAAAFHYWGEAALPRLRGMFAFVAYDHRTGTVHAARDAFGVKPLYLLETADGLWLASERKALDPFAAPAGGALNTDAVGHYLTFQYVPDPITLHRHIRRLPPGHRLVWTPGGGVREHRWFRPSLRPLRLQPAAAHQAIQDALRASVRTHLHADVPVGTFLSSGVDSSAVAALAAEARPGIHAFTAGFAADGYSEIEIAQDTANQLGIPLTPTVVTDEQVLAELPRIVQLLDDPVADPSLIPLYFLARTAARYVTVVLSGEGADELFGGYTIYREPLSLAGVDRLPQGVKRGLKHLAHALPEGVKGRSFLERGTTPIEQRYYGNARIFDPEEKARLMRFTAEPHTAITSRLYAETADVDEVASMQYVDLHTWLPGDILVKADRMSMAHSLELRVPFLDQQVYAAAAGLSTELKLPHGSRTTKAALREAMRGIVPESVRDRPKLGFPTPTRLWLRGVIGDWVDHLFATSQTGHLLDLEYARGLLAEHRAGTADRSRKVWTVAMFCLWHAINVERTIVVPQPAAERVMTTY, from the coding sequence ATGTGTGGTCTGAGTGCGTACTTCAGCAGCCGGTCCGACGCCGGACCGATCGACGAGACGATGGCGGCGGCCTTCGCCGCCGCGCTGGAGAGCATGCGGCACCGGGGGCCGGACGACACCCGGATCGAGCACGGCGACGGCTACGCGCTCGGTTTCAACCGGCTCGCGATCATCGACCGGGACCATTCGGTGCAGCCGCTGCACTACGCCGACCGCTGGTCGGTGGTGTTCAACGGCGAGATCTACAACTACCGCGAGCTGCGCGCCGAGCTGATCCGCGACCACCGGGCGAGCTTCGCCACCGACGGGGACTCCGAGGTGCTCGCCGCCGCGTTCCACTACTGGGGCGAGGCGGCGCTGCCCCGGCTGCGCGGGATGTTCGCGTTCGTCGCCTACGACCACCGGACCGGCACCGTGCACGCCGCCCGGGACGCGTTCGGGGTCAAGCCGCTCTACCTGCTGGAGACCGCGGACGGGCTGTGGCTGGCCAGCGAGCGCAAGGCCCTCGACCCGTTCGCGGCGCCGGCCGGGGGCGCGCTGAACACCGACGCGGTCGGGCACTACCTGACGTTCCAGTACGTACCGGACCCGATCACCCTGCACCGGCACATCCGCCGCCTCCCGCCGGGCCACCGCCTGGTCTGGACGCCGGGCGGCGGGGTCCGCGAGCACCGCTGGTTCCGGCCGTCACTGCGGCCGCTGCGCCTGCAGCCGGCGGCCGCTCACCAGGCCATCCAGGACGCGTTGCGGGCCAGTGTCCGGACCCACCTGCACGCCGACGTCCCGGTCGGCACGTTCCTGTCCAGCGGCGTCGACTCCTCCGCGGTCGCGGCGCTCGCCGCCGAGGCCCGGCCGGGCATCCACGCGTTCACCGCCGGGTTCGCCGCCGACGGGTACTCCGAGATCGAGATCGCCCAGGACACCGCGAACCAGCTCGGCATCCCGCTGACCCCGACCGTGGTCACCGACGAGCAGGTGCTCGCCGAGCTGCCCCGGATCGTGCAGCTGCTCGACGACCCGGTGGCCGACCCGTCGCTGATCCCGCTCTACTTCCTGGCCCGCACCGCCGCGCGGTACGTGACCGTGGTGCTCTCCGGCGAGGGCGCCGACGAGCTGTTCGGCGGGTACACGATCTACCGCGAGCCGCTGTCGCTGGCCGGCGTCGACCGGCTGCCGCAGGGCGTCAAGCGCGGCCTGAAGCACCTCGCGCACGCGCTGCCCGAGGGCGTGAAGGGCCGCTCGTTCCTGGAGCGCGGGACCACCCCGATCGAGCAGCGCTACTACGGCAATGCCCGGATCTTCGATCCGGAGGAGAAGGCGCGGCTCATGCGCTTCACCGCCGAGCCGCACACGGCGATCACCTCCCGGCTGTACGCGGAGACCGCCGACGTGGACGAGGTGGCCTCCATGCAGTACGTGGACCTGCACACCTGGCTGCCCGGCGACATCCTGGTCAAGGCCGACCGGATGTCGATGGCGCACAGCCTGGAGCTGCGGGTGCCGTTCCTGGACCAGCAGGTCTACGCCGCCGCGGCCGGGCTGTCGACCGAGCTGAAGCTGCCGCACGGCTCCCGCACCACCAAGGCGGCGCTGCGCGAGGCGATGCGCGGGATCGTCCCGGAGTCCGTGCGGGACCGGCCCAAACTGGGCTTCCCGACTCCGACCCGGCTGTGGCTGCGCGGCGTGATCGGCGACTGGGTGGACCACCTGTTCGCCACCTCGCAGACCGGCCACCTGCTGGACCTGGAGTACGCCCGCGGCCTGCTCGCCGAGCACCGGGCCGGGACGGCGGACCGGTCCCGCAAGGTGTGGACGGTCGCGATGTTCTGCCTCTGGCACGCGATCAACGTGGAGCGGACGATCGTGGTCCCGCAGCCGGCGGCGGAACGGGTCATGACGACCTACTGA
- a CDS encoding helix-turn-helix domain-containing protein, translating to MTDRSPGAPRVLDVDSLKALAHTLRQQMLARLQREGPATSAELAAEFGADRGATSYHLRQLERFGFIEEDTGRSAGRRRFWKAVPQDLRLPRRSDDPAVAAAAEEVGRQWFERGRHELDDYLRNRESFGEWAEAVMHSYGSTRLTPDELKQFAEEYIAFLKTWHRGPGEDSPGARSITVLFNAFPSPDGRAEA from the coding sequence ATGACCGATCGCTCTCCGGGAGCGCCGCGGGTTCTCGACGTGGACTCCCTCAAAGCCCTGGCCCACACGCTGCGGCAACAGATGCTCGCGCGGCTGCAGCGGGAGGGCCCGGCCACCTCGGCCGAGCTGGCCGCCGAGTTCGGCGCCGACCGCGGGGCCACCAGTTATCACCTGCGCCAGCTCGAACGGTTCGGGTTCATCGAGGAGGACACCGGCCGGTCGGCCGGGCGGCGGCGGTTCTGGAAGGCCGTCCCGCAGGACCTGCGGCTGCCGCGCCGGTCCGACGACCCCGCGGTCGCGGCCGCCGCCGAGGAGGTCGGCCGGCAGTGGTTCGAGCGCGGCCGGCACGAGCTCGACGACTACCTGCGCAACCGCGAGTCGTTCGGCGAGTGGGCCGAGGCCGTCATGCACTCGTACGGCAGCACCCGGCTCACCCCGGACGAGCTGAAGCAGTTCGCCGAGGAGTACATCGCGTTCCTCAAGACCTGGCACCGCGGTCCCGGCGAGGACAGCCCCGGCGCCCGATCGATCACCGTCCTGTTCAACGCGTTCCCCAGCCCCGACGGGCGGGCCGAGGCATGA
- a CDS encoding excinuclease ABC subunit UvrA, with translation MQADPDPEHPTPGRHDLIQVRGARENNLRDISLDIPKHQLTVFTGVSGSGKSSLVFGTIAAESQRLINETYSAFLQSFMGSPARPDVDALHNLSAAIVVDQERMGANARSTLGTVTDAYTMLRILFSRLGAPSAGSALAYSFNAEGMCPACEGLGRVSSIDVDGLVDREKSINQGAITVPNFTVGGWYVRGFADSGLFDPDKPLRDFSEQEWDDFLYKPAVKLRIAGVNTTYEGLVLKVQRMYLAKERESAQPHIRTFIDRVATFTTCPDCAGARLKPAVLESRIGGRNIAEAAAMQVSDLAEFLAGVTEPSVAPVVRGLRHTLESLVEIGLGYLSLDRESATLSGGEAQRVKMVRHLGSSLTDITYVFDEPTVGLHPHDIQRMNRLLLRLRDKGNTVLVVEHKPETIAIADHVVDLGPGAGPAGGRVQFEGAVTDLRASGTLTGRYLSHKIALKETCREKSSTLPIRGANAHNLRDVDVDIPLGILTVVTGVAGSGKSSLLYGSLPKRAGVIVVDQAAIRGSRRSNPATYTGLLDAVRSAFAKANKVKAALFSANSEGACPNCKGIGLVYLDLAMMAGVASVCEECEGRRFTAKVLEYKLRDRDISEVLAMPVSAALEFFTEKNARTILDRLAAVGLGYLTLGQPLNTLSGGERQRLKLAVHMGGSPATYLLDEPTSGLHLADVDQLLALLDRLVDTGNTVVVIEHHLAVMAHADWIIDLGPGAGQDGGQVVFTGTPHELIAKSDTLTAQHLREYVS, from the coding sequence GTGCAGGCTGACCCCGACCCAGAGCATCCGACCCCCGGCCGGCACGACCTCATCCAGGTTCGCGGGGCGCGTGAGAACAACCTTCGCGACATCTCGCTCGACATCCCGAAACACCAGCTCACCGTCTTCACCGGGGTCTCCGGCTCGGGCAAGTCGTCCCTGGTCTTCGGCACCATCGCGGCCGAGTCCCAGCGGTTGATCAACGAGACCTATTCGGCCTTCCTCCAGTCGTTCATGGGCAGCCCGGCGCGGCCGGACGTGGACGCGCTGCACAATCTGAGCGCCGCGATCGTGGTGGACCAGGAGCGGATGGGCGCGAACGCCCGGTCCACGCTCGGCACGGTCACCGACGCGTACACGATGTTGCGGATCCTGTTCTCCCGGCTGGGCGCGCCGAGCGCCGGCAGCGCGCTGGCCTACTCGTTCAACGCCGAGGGCATGTGCCCGGCGTGCGAGGGGCTGGGCCGGGTGTCGAGCATCGACGTGGACGGCCTGGTCGACCGGGAGAAGTCGATCAACCAGGGTGCGATCACGGTCCCGAACTTCACCGTCGGCGGCTGGTACGTGCGCGGCTTCGCCGACTCCGGGCTGTTCGACCCGGACAAGCCGCTGCGCGACTTCAGCGAGCAGGAGTGGGACGACTTCCTCTACAAGCCCGCGGTCAAGCTGCGGATCGCCGGGGTCAACACGACGTACGAGGGTCTGGTCCTCAAGGTCCAGCGGATGTACCTGGCGAAGGAGCGGGAGTCGGCGCAGCCGCACATCCGTACCTTCATCGACCGGGTCGCCACGTTCACCACCTGCCCGGACTGCGCCGGCGCCCGGCTCAAGCCGGCCGTCCTGGAGTCCCGGATCGGTGGGCGCAACATCGCCGAGGCCGCGGCCATGCAGGTCAGCGACCTGGCCGAGTTCCTCGCCGGGGTCACCGAGCCGTCCGTCGCGCCGGTGGTCCGCGGTCTGCGGCACACCCTGGAGTCGCTGGTCGAGATCGGTCTGGGCTACCTGTCGCTGGACCGGGAGTCGGCCACCCTGTCGGGTGGTGAGGCGCAGCGGGTCAAGATGGTCCGGCACCTCGGGTCGTCGCTCACCGACATCACCTACGTCTTCGACGAACCCACCGTCGGCCTGCACCCGCACGACATCCAGCGGATGAACAGACTGCTGCTGCGACTGCGGGACAAGGGCAACACGGTCCTGGTCGTGGAGCACAAGCCGGAGACGATCGCGATCGCCGACCACGTGGTCGATCTCGGTCCGGGGGCCGGCCCGGCGGGTGGCCGGGTGCAGTTCGAAGGCGCGGTGACCGATCTGCGCGCTTCAGGCACTCTGACCGGTCGTTACCTGAGCCACAAGATCGCCCTCAAAGAGACTTGTCGCGAAAAATCCAGCACGCTGCCGATCCGCGGTGCGAACGCCCACAACCTGCGGGACGTCGACGTGGACATCCCGCTCGGCATCCTGACCGTGGTGACCGGCGTGGCCGGCTCGGGCAAGAGCTCGCTGCTCTACGGGTCCTTACCGAAACGCGCCGGCGTGATCGTCGTCGACCAGGCCGCGATCCGCGGCTCCCGGCGCAGCAACCCGGCCACCTACACCGGCCTGCTCGACGCCGTCCGGTCCGCGTTCGCCAAGGCTAACAAGGTCAAGGCCGCCCTGTTCAGCGCGAACTCGGAGGGCGCCTGCCCGAACTGCAAGGGCATCGGCCTGGTCTACCTGGACCTGGCGATGATGGCCGGTGTCGCCAGCGTCTGCGAGGAGTGCGAGGGGCGCCGCTTCACCGCCAAGGTCCTCGAGTACAAGCTGCGCGACCGGGACATCAGCGAGGTCCTCGCGATGCCGGTCAGTGCGGCCCTCGAGTTCTTCACCGAGAAGAACGCGCGGACGATCCTGGACCGGCTGGCCGCGGTCGGGCTCGGCTACCTGACCCTCGGGCAGCCGCTCAACACGCTCTCCGGCGGGGAGCGGCAGCGGCTCAAGTTGGCCGTGCACATGGGCGGGAGTCCGGCGACGTACCTGCTCGACGAGCCGACCAGCGGCCTGCACCTGGCCGACGTCGACCAGTTGCTGGCGCTGCTGGACCGGCTCGTCGACACCGGCAACACGGTGGTGGTGATCGAGCATCACCTGGCGGTGATGGCCCACGCCGACTGGATCATCGACCTGGGGCCGGGCGCCGGGCAGGACGGCGGCCAGGTGGTCTTCACCGGCACGCCGCACGAGTTGATCGCCAAGTCGGACACGCTCACCGCACAGCATCTTCGGGAGTATGTGAGCTGA
- a CDS encoding MerR family transcriptional regulator: MHEQPLEGPLVGEDGSVGYRGVTACQAVGISYRQLDYWARTTLVVPSVRDASGSGTSRLYSFRDLVVLKVVKRLLDAGVSLQNIRRAIDTLRSHGVEDLAGITLISDGTTVYECRSPEEVVDLLQGGQGVFGIAIGGAFKEIQGSLSHLPAEPAAPQPVNELPEEPAAGDELAARRARRRAG, encoded by the coding sequence GTGCACGAGCAGCCTCTTGAAGGCCCACTCGTCGGCGAGGACGGCTCGGTCGGCTATCGCGGGGTGACGGCCTGCCAGGCGGTCGGCATCAGCTACCGCCAACTCGACTACTGGGCGCGCACCACGCTGGTGGTGCCGAGCGTGCGGGACGCTTCCGGGTCCGGCACGTCCCGCCTCTACTCCTTCCGGGACCTGGTCGTTCTCAAGGTGGTCAAGCGTCTGCTGGACGCCGGGGTCTCGCTGCAGAACATCCGCCGGGCGATCGACACGCTGCGCTCGCACGGGGTGGAGGACCTGGCCGGGATCACGCTGATCTCGGACGGCACCACGGTCTACGAGTGTCGCTCCCCGGAGGAGGTCGTCGATCTGCTCCAGGGCGGCCAGGGCGTGTTCGGCATCGCGATCGGCGGCGCGTTCAAGGAGATCCAGGGCTCGCTGTCGCATCTGCCCGCCGAGCCGGCCGCGCCGCAGCCGGTGAACGAGCTGCCCGAGGAACCCGCCGCGGGCGACGAACTGGCCGCCAGGAGGGCTCGCCGGCGTGCAGGCTGA
- a CDS encoding bifunctional nuclease family protein: MRELSVVGVRVELPSNQPIVLLREVDGDRYLPIWIGAVEATAIAYEQQGVKPARPLTHDLLRDILAALQQPLKAVEITELKDNVFYADLLIGDNLRVSARPSDSIALALRVGAPIRCADQVLTEAGIVIPDEQEDEVEKFREFLDQVRPEDFAG; encoded by the coding sequence GTGCGCGAGCTGAGCGTGGTCGGGGTCCGGGTGGAGCTGCCCAGTAACCAGCCGATCGTGTTGCTGCGAGAGGTCGACGGCGACCGGTATCTGCCGATCTGGATCGGTGCGGTGGAGGCGACCGCGATCGCCTACGAGCAGCAGGGTGTGAAGCCGGCTCGGCCGCTTACCCATGATCTGCTGCGGGACATCCTGGCGGCGTTGCAGCAGCCGCTGAAAGCCGTGGAGATCACGGAGCTGAAGGACAACGTCTTCTACGCGGATCTGCTGATCGGGGACAACCTGCGGGTCTCCGCGCGGCCGAGTGACTCGATCGCCCTCGCGCTGCGGGTGGGTGCGCCGATCCGGTGCGCCGATCAGGTGCTCACCGAGGCCGGCATCGTCATCCCGGACGAGCAGGAGGACGAGGTCGAGAAGTTCCGCGAGTTCCTGGACCAGGTGCGGCCGGAGGATTTCGCCGGCTGA
- a CDS encoding MerR family transcriptional regulator, whose translation MSIGEVLAHLRSEFPDTTISKLRFLEAEGLVDPQRTASGYRKYSWNDVARLRFVLTAQRDQYLPLRVIREQLDRMEQEPVVPQRPTLVAVGTQRAADPADARIPKDDLVERTGIDEALLAELEQIGLVVARPPGWYDPDAVIIVEAVVGLTQFGLEVRHLRAFKNSSDREVGLFTQLLAPMVRQQDPAARARATDTARELQALSQRLHAALVRTGLRGELGR comes from the coding sequence ATGAGCATCGGGGAGGTGCTGGCCCATCTGCGTTCGGAGTTCCCCGACACCACGATCTCGAAGTTGCGGTTCCTGGAGGCGGAGGGTCTGGTCGACCCGCAACGCACCGCCTCCGGGTACCGCAAGTACTCCTGGAACGACGTCGCCCGGCTGCGTTTCGTGCTGACCGCCCAGCGGGATCAGTACCTGCCGCTGCGGGTGATCCGGGAGCAGCTGGACCGGATGGAGCAGGAGCCGGTGGTCCCGCAGCGGCCGACGCTGGTGGCGGTCGGCACGCAGCGGGCGGCCGATCCGGCCGATGCCCGCATCCCCAAGGACGATCTGGTCGAGCGGACCGGGATCGACGAGGCGCTGCTGGCCGAGCTGGAGCAGATCGGCCTGGTCGTGGCGCGCCCGCCGGGGTGGTACGACCCGGACGCGGTGATCATCGTCGAAGCCGTGGTGGGTCTCACCCAGTTCGGTCTCGAGGTGCGTCATCTGCGCGCGTTCAAGAACTCGTCGGACCGTGAGGTCGGCCTGTTCACCCAGTTGCTGGCGCCGATGGTGCGCCAGCAGGACCCGGCGGCCCGGGCCCGGGCCACCGACACCGCCCGTGAGCTGCAGGCTCTGTCGCAGCGGCTGCACGCGGCGCTGGTGCGCACCGGATTGCGCGGCGAACTGGGTCGTTGA
- a CDS encoding FHA domain-containing protein, with amino-acid sequence MTRPDDEFPPLDVTSTLNLGALDEVLEGPDTDVVPSRMSGSLPPGMALLVVRRGPNAGARFLLDHDVTTSGRHPDSDIFLDDVTVSRRHAEFHRDGGVFTVRDVGSLNGTYVNRERVEAATLSNGDEVQIGKFRLVFIAGPRPEGEGGRA; translated from the coding sequence ATGACGCGCCCAGACGACGAGTTCCCCCCGCTCGACGTCACGTCCACGCTGAACCTTGGCGCCCTTGACGAGGTGCTCGAGGGTCCGGACACCGACGTGGTACCCAGCCGGATGTCCGGCTCGCTGCCGCCCGGCATGGCTCTGCTGGTGGTCCGCCGCGGGCCGAACGCGGGCGCCCGGTTCCTGCTGGACCACGACGTGACGACCAGCGGACGGCACCCGGACAGTGACATCTTCCTCGACGACGTGACGGTTTCCCGTCGCCACGCCGAGTTCCACCGTGACGGGGGCGTGTTCACCGTGCGCGACGTCGGTTCGCTCAACGGTACGTACGTGAACCGTGAGCGGGTCGAGGCGGCGACGCTGAGCAACGGCGACGAGGTCCAGATCGGCAAGTTCCGTCTGGTGTTCATCGCCGGCCCGCGGCCGGAGGGCGAGGGCGGCCGGGCGTGA
- the gcvH gene encoding glycine cleavage system protein GcvH has protein sequence MIPEDLRYTAEHEWVAVGDGDGPVRVGITHFAQDALGDIVYVQLPDEGRELDAGESMGEVESTKSVSEIYAPIAGTVVARNATLGDEPELINAEPYAAGWLIEIAPADPASLDGLLDADAYQALIEN, from the coding sequence TTGATTCCTGAGGATCTGCGGTACACCGCGGAGCACGAGTGGGTTGCCGTCGGTGACGGCGATGGTCCCGTGCGGGTGGGGATCACCCACTTCGCGCAGGACGCGCTCGGCGACATCGTCTACGTCCAGCTGCCCGACGAGGGTCGCGAGCTGGACGCCGGCGAGTCGATGGGCGAGGTCGAGTCGACCAAGAGCGTTTCGGAGATCTACGCGCCGATCGCCGGTACCGTGGTGGCCCGCAACGCCACCCTGGGTGACGAGCCCGAGCTGATCAACGCCGAGCCGTACGCGGCCGGCTGGCTGATCGAGATCGCCCCGGCCGACCCGGCGTCTCTGGACGGGCTCCTGGACGCGGATGCGTACCAGGCGCTCATCGAGAACTGA
- a CDS encoding DUF881 domain-containing protein, with product MTDREDSDRDETVPGFGLPTAGRKPPAVDVPESAGGDAEPAEAEDTRVGDVTVEEISPTSPVASMPDTPEPASAESDLDRSAAKERKPGLKRPAPAGTLIWVLLALLGFTLVVQLRSNDADSGLSTMRQEDLVQILSDLEARDSRLNTDIESLERTRQQLTSGVEGRQAALEEAGKRSQELGLLAGTIAGRGPGLDIAMDKVKASDVLNTVQELRGSGGEVMQISGVNGTSVRIVASTYFVDAAGGGILADGDRLTGPFRLLVIGSPETMRTALQIPGGVVASVKSDGGSVTMDSRSMVEVTAVRKATALQYARPVS from the coding sequence ATGACCGACCGCGAGGACAGCGACCGCGACGAGACGGTGCCGGGCTTCGGCCTGCCCACGGCGGGACGCAAGCCGCCGGCCGTGGACGTGCCGGAGAGCGCCGGGGGCGACGCCGAGCCGGCCGAGGCCGAGGACACCCGGGTGGGTGACGTGACCGTGGAGGAGATATCGCCCACGTCACCCGTTGCGTCGATGCCCGACACGCCCGAGCCTGCTAGCGCCGAAAGTGATCTTGACCGCAGCGCCGCGAAGGAACGGAAACCGGGCCTGAAACGTCCGGCGCCGGCCGGGACGCTGATCTGGGTGCTGCTCGCGCTGCTCGGCTTCACCCTGGTGGTGCAGCTGCGCAGCAACGACGCGGACAGCGGGCTGTCGACCATGCGGCAGGAGGACCTGGTCCAGATCCTGAGCGATCTGGAGGCCCGGGACAGCCGGCTGAACACCGACATCGAGAGCCTGGAGCGGACCCGGCAGCAGCTCACCTCGGGCGTCGAGGGCCGTCAGGCGGCGCTCGAGGAGGCCGGTAAGCGAAGCCAGGAGCTGGGACTCCTGGCCGGGACGATCGCCGGCCGCGGCCCCGGGCTGGACATCGCGATGGACAAGGTGAAGGCGTCCGACGTGCTGAACACGGTGCAGGAGCTGCGCGGCTCGGGCGGCGAGGTGATGCAGATCAGCGGGGTGAACGGCACGTCCGTACGGATCGTCGCGTCCACGTATTTCGTCGATGCGGCCGGTGGTGGGATCCTCGCCGACGGTGACCGGCTGACCGGTCCGTTCCGGCTGCTCGTGATCGGTTCTCCGGAGACGATGAGGACGGCGCTGCAGATCCCGGGCGGGGTGGTGGCGTCGGTGAAGAGCGACGGCGGTAGCGTGACCATGGATTCGCGCTCCATGGTCGAGGTGACCGCGGTGCGCAAGGCTACTGCCTTGCAGTACGCACGTCCGGTTTCGTGA
- a CDS encoding small basic family protein translates to MIAVLALLVGVLLGIVFHPSVPLELVPYLPIAVIAALDAVFGGLRAKLDGIFDDKQFVVSFISNVLVSALIVYVGDQLGVGSQLSVGVVVVLGVRIFGNVAAIRRHLFRA, encoded by the coding sequence ATGATCGCCGTACTCGCCCTGCTCGTCGGTGTCCTGCTGGGCATCGTGTTCCACCCGTCGGTGCCGCTGGAGCTGGTGCCGTACCTGCCGATCGCGGTGATCGCGGCGCTGGACGCGGTGTTCGGCGGGTTGCGCGCCAAGCTGGACGGGATCTTCGACGACAAGCAGTTCGTGGTCTCGTTCATCTCGAACGTGCTGGTGTCCGCGCTGATCGTGTACGTCGGTGACCAGCTCGGCGTCGGCAGTCAGCTGTCGGTCGGCGTCGTGGTCGTGCTCGGCGTGCGGATCTTCGGTAACGTCGCGGCGATTCGCCGGCATCTCTTCCGGGCGTGA
- a CDS encoding DUF881 domain-containing protein — protein sequence MTIPATPDRKSSTPDPDGTAAGKRTYGPDFLTALFQNPLDPGYADAAARRAAGHGRTGARKRATRGFASVTLAAIGFLLVIGYQQTVADEPSRTQARDSLAKQVESRREQTEQLQARADVLADQVDKLREQELGSAAMAGIDNLEAATGLAAVHGSGAKIRLADGPTSVDAVTGVRGTEGRVKDTDLQLAANALWAAGAEAIAINGQRLTATSTIRQAGEAILVDTRPVTTPYEVIALGPADLAADFRNGYAGKFFESLAQTYGMSFESAKVRDVTLDAAPELKLRSASPSTPPPAPSGASSVSGSGAPSGSVPSVSGSEGGR from the coding sequence GTGACGATCCCGGCCACTCCTGACCGAAAGTCGTCGACCCCGGATCCGGACGGTACCGCCGCGGGCAAGCGGACCTACGGCCCCGACTTCCTCACCGCGCTCTTCCAGAATCCGCTGGACCCCGGGTACGCGGACGCCGCCGCCCGGCGCGCCGCCGGGCACGGCCGGACCGGCGCCCGCAAGCGCGCCACCCGGGGCTTCGCCTCGGTCACGCTGGCCGCGATCGGCTTCCTGCTGGTGATCGGCTACCAGCAGACGGTGGCCGACGAGCCGAGCCGGACGCAGGCCCGGGACTCGCTGGCCAAGCAGGTGGAGAGCCGCCGCGAGCAGACCGAGCAGTTGCAGGCCCGGGCCGACGTGCTCGCCGATCAGGTCGACAAGCTGCGCGAGCAGGAGCTGGGCAGCGCCGCGATGGCCGGGATCGACAACCTGGAGGCGGCGACCGGGCTGGCCGCGGTGCACGGCTCCGGGGCGAAGATCCGGCTGGCGGACGGGCCGACGTCGGTGGACGCGGTGACCGGGGTGCGCGGTACCGAGGGCCGGGTCAAGGACACCGACCTGCAGCTCGCGGCGAACGCGCTGTGGGCGGCCGGGGCCGAGGCGATCGCGATCAACGGGCAGCGGCTGACCGCGACGTCGACGATCCGGCAGGCCGGCGAGGCGATCCTGGTCGACACGCGGCCGGTGACGACGCCGTACGAGGTGATCGCGCTGGGCCCGGCCGACCTGGCCGCCGACTTCCGCAACGGCTACGCCGGGAAGTTCTTCGAGAGTCTGGCGCAGACCTATGGCATGTCGTTCGAGTCGGCCAAGGTCCGCGACGTCACCCTGGACGCGGCGCCGGAGCTGAAGCTGCGGTCGGCGTCGCCGAGCACCCCTCCGCCCGCTCCGTCGGGCGCCTCGTCCGTGTCCGGCTCCGGCGCCCCCTCGGGGTCGGTGCCGTCCGTCTCTGGATCGGAAGGCGGCCGATGA
- a CDS encoding CDP-alcohol phosphatidyltransferase family protein → MSQQPAPSIETSDRIFTIPNVISFFRLLGVPLFLYLLLGPHHDIAAVIVLAIGGTTDWVDGYVARRMNSVSRLGELLDPFADRLYILATLVGFTIRDVVPWWLTGALLLREVVLGVALLVLRRHGYGPPPVHYVGKTGTFVLLAAFPVILLASAVPSIDSWAQPIGWGLAWWALGLYWAAGALYLAQAARLLRADRAGPGTPRAVAP, encoded by the coding sequence ATGTCGCAGCAGCCTGCGCCGTCCATCGAGACCTCCGACCGGATCTTCACGATTCCGAACGTGATCAGCTTCTTCCGGTTGCTCGGGGTCCCGCTCTTCCTCTACCTGCTGCTCGGCCCGCATCACGACATCGCCGCGGTGATCGTCCTGGCGATCGGCGGCACCACCGACTGGGTGGACGGCTACGTCGCCCGCCGGATGAACTCGGTGTCCCGCCTCGGTGAGCTGCTCGACCCGTTCGCGGACCGGCTCTACATCCTGGCCACCCTGGTCGGCTTCACCATCCGCGACGTCGTGCCGTGGTGGCTGACCGGCGCGCTGCTGCTGCGTGAGGTGGTGCTCGGCGTCGCGCTGCTGGTCCTGCGCCGGCACGGGTACGGTCCGCCCCCGGTGCACTACGTCGGCAAGACCGGCACGTTCGTGCTGCTCGCCGCGTTCCCGGTGATCCTGCTGGCCAGCGCGGTCCCGTCGATCGACAGCTGGGCGCAGCCGATCGGCTGGGGCCTGGCCTGGTGGGCGCTCGGGCTGTACTGGGCGGCCGGCGCGCTCTATCTGGCCCAGGCCGCGCGTCTGCTGCGCGCCGACCGGGCGGGCCCGGGCACGCCCCGGGCGGTCGCACCGTGA